In Candidatus Methylomirabilota bacterium, one DNA window encodes the following:
- a CDS encoding NAD(P)-dependent oxidoreductase translates to MKVGFIGLGTMGEGMATNLRKGGYELIVHDIRAEAAKPHLAAGASWADTPRKVAEASEVVFTSLPGPPEVESVALGDDGLLAGMSAGKAYFDLSTNSPALVRRLHAIFAAQRVHLLDAPVSGGPRGARSRKLAIWVGGDEAVFLRYKPVLDAMGDQVIRVGPIGAGSVAKLVHNCAGYAVQTILAEVFTLGVKAGVEPLALWQAVRQGANGRQRLYDRLADQFFRGKYEPANFALRLAHKDVSLATALGREHRVPMRLANLTLEELTEALNRGWGERDSRVAMLLQEERAGVQVRVDEARLREALEKDPPAV, encoded by the coding sequence ATGAAGGTCGGGTTCATCGGACTGGGCACCATGGGCGAGGGGATGGCCACCAATCTCCGGAAGGGCGGTTACGAGCTGATCGTCCACGACATTCGCGCCGAGGCGGCCAAGCCGCACCTCGCCGCGGGCGCGTCGTGGGCCGACACGCCGCGCAAGGTCGCCGAGGCCTCGGAGGTCGTGTTCACCTCGCTCCCCGGCCCTCCCGAAGTCGAGAGCGTGGCGCTGGGCGACGACGGACTGCTGGCGGGGATGAGCGCGGGCAAGGCGTACTTCGACCTGAGCACCAACTCCCCGGCCCTCGTGCGGCGGCTGCACGCGATCTTCGCCGCGCAGCGCGTGCATCTCCTGGATGCGCCGGTGAGCGGGGGACCGCGGGGCGCCCGCTCGCGGAAGCTCGCGATCTGGGTCGGGGGCGACGAGGCCGTCTTCCTCCGCTACAAGCCGGTGCTGGACGCCATGGGCGATCAGGTCATCCGGGTCGGTCCCATCGGCGCCGGCTCCGTGGCCAAGCTCGTTCACAACTGCGCCGGCTACGCCGTCCAGACCATCCTGGCCGAGGTCTTCACCCTGGGCGTGAAGGCCGGCGTGGAGCCGCTGGCGCTCTGGCAGGCGGTACGCCAGGGGGCCAACGGCCGGCAGCGCCTGTACGACCGGCTGGCCGACCAGTTCTTCCGGGGCAAGTACGAGCCGGCGAACTTCGCGCTGCGCCTCGCGCACAAGGACGTGAGCCTGGCCACGGCCCTGGGCCGCGAGCATCGCGTCCCCATGCGCCTGGCCAACCTCACGCTCGAGGAGCTGACGGAGGCGCTGAACCGCGGCTGGGGCGAGCGCGATTCGCGCGTGGCCATGCTGCTGCAGGAGGAGCGGGCCGGCGTCCAGGTCCGGGTCGACGAGGCGCGGCTGCGCGAGGCGCTGGAGAAGGACCCCCCCGCGGTGTGA
- a CDS encoding alpha/beta hydrolase: MFDGFQTLRLETADAEIDARVGGQGPPLLLLHGYPQTKAIWRDVAPALARSFTVVATDLRGYGASSRPAAGPDHAGYAKRAMAVDQVEVMALLGFPRFAVAGHDRGARVAYRMALDHPARVTKLAVLDVIPTYEQFAQVDRAGALGSYHWYFLAQPYDFPERLIGGDPDFFLRSTLQSWAGDPGCFGDEAMAEYLRAFRDPQVIHATCEDYRAGATIDYALDEADLKHGRKIECPLLALWGDRGRPHKRRQVIESWRRWAADVQGAGVDCGHFLPEEAPAETARALGAFLSS, translated from the coding sequence GTGTTCGACGGGTTCCAGACCCTGCGGCTCGAGACGGCCGACGCCGAGATCGACGCGCGCGTCGGCGGGCAGGGGCCACCGCTGCTGCTCTTGCACGGCTACCCCCAGACCAAGGCCATCTGGCGCGACGTCGCGCCGGCGCTGGCTCGATCCTTCACCGTCGTCGCGACGGATCTGCGCGGCTACGGCGCCAGCTCGCGGCCGGCGGCGGGACCGGACCACGCGGGTTACGCCAAGCGCGCGATGGCGGTGGACCAGGTGGAGGTCATGGCGCTGCTCGGGTTCCCGCGTTTCGCGGTGGCCGGCCACGATCGCGGGGCCCGGGTGGCCTATCGGATGGCGCTCGATCATCCCGCACGCGTGACGAAGCTCGCGGTGCTCGACGTGATCCCGACCTACGAGCAGTTCGCCCAGGTGGACCGTGCCGGGGCGCTGGGCAGCTACCACTGGTACTTCCTGGCCCAGCCGTACGACTTTCCCGAGCGCCTGATCGGGGGCGATCCGGACTTCTTCCTCCGCTCCACGCTCCAAAGCTGGGCCGGCGATCCCGGCTGCTTCGGCGACGAGGCGATGGCGGAGTATCTGCGCGCCTTCCGCGATCCTCAGGTGATCCACGCCACCTGCGAAGACTATCGGGCGGGGGCGACGATCGACTACGCGCTCGACGAGGCCGACCTCAAACATGGCCGCAAGATCGAGTGCCCGCTACTCGCGCTCTGGGGTGACCGGGGCCGGCCCCACAAGCGCCGGCAGGTGATCGAGTCCTGGAGGCGATGGGCCGCCGACGTCCAGGGCGCCGGGGTGGATTGCGGGCACTTCCTGCCGGAGGAAGCGCCGGCCGAGACGGCCCGGGCGCTCGGAGCGTTCTTGTCGTCCTGA